DNA sequence from the Macrobrachium nipponense isolate FS-2020 chromosome 41, ASM1510439v2, whole genome shotgun sequence genome:
TCTGTACAACACATGGAAGAAGAGCAAAGAGCAAAAAAAAGGAGGGAATGTTAATATTGTTACAAACAAGGAAAAATACCACAAGTCTAGAGAATTAAATGTGCTATCCAAACCCTTCATCAGCCATACTCTCTTAGCACTTTATAAGCAGACAATAATGAAACAAAGAGACCAAGACAGAAAACTTCAACAAAACAGTAACAGATGGTAATAAGTCAAAAATCATTTGTTGTGCAACAGGATTATCACATAATCCTTTTCTAACTAGTTTCCATATCAAAGAGCTACACCTTTCAGTCAATACACTGGGACAAACAAACATCACAGGAAGAAACAAAATGTTGATGGTTCTGTACTTATTTACATTCGATGAATCTTGCACAAGACAGAACACAAATTTGCTTGCAGACAATACCTGGAGGATGAATGAGAGGATGAACCAGTGGAGTAACTTCTTGTTCTGGATGTTTTCTTTTTCCGACTTGAACGGGGTGGGGTCTTTCTTCTTGCCCAGGGATCAGCCCAGGCTTCCGCCTCACCTCGGGTGCCTCCTCCCGTTGAAAGGACTTCCATGTACCTGTCATCCTGCCATATTCGACTTCTAACGTACCTGCTAATAAATCAAGAGCATCCAAATCTATCATACCCGTGGTTTAAGAAATGTAGTAATGCCTTTAAACTTTAATTGTACAGTATTTATATAATCAAAATACTATATAACTTCaataagcttaaaattataataaatgtatcggtaacatataatgtatacatgagAGTGTAGGCTATACAGACATTCTCTGCCACTGAGTAAGTActcaatattatgaaaaaaaatactcaaattaTATATAGACTGAGAAAGAATACAGACTTATGGCCCCAGTGAAGAGCAAACATGACATATAAAAGGGTGGGACAAATAATGATGAACAAGAAGAAAATGCATGACAGGTATAATTTGTCTATGTAATTCTTAGAATATGATATTGAAAAaccttgttaattattttctatcaACTGTTCTGGTTGCCATTTCCTTCTTATGAACCACAGAACTTAACAATGAATATTATTTCCAAGTAAAATAGCAAATACAAGagcatattttctttctctttgttctgacaAAATTACCATCTGTACAATAAATATACGATCAATAATTTAAGAGGTATTGAACATGATTGATAAAACTAATGGAAACACTGCTGTATGTCTATAAACCCAGTGATAACTCagatttcttagaaaataaaattttttttaatagattgttATCAATCACAATACATAAAGCCAACTTTCTACACTGCGTATTACCTTTCTTCGCCAGGAGGAGCGTGTCTTGATCGTCTACTAGTTCTCTCAGATACTTCACGTTCATATTTTTCCCTCCGAGATCTGTCGTGACCTCCTTCCCTCATGCTGTACCTTGGGTCAACATGATAACGAACCTCAAAGTTTTCAAAATGACCTGAAAATTGAgaaattacttaaatattcagATTGTTACTAATACAGATACACTGAAAATAGTGTACAGTTCTACAATAACTCGAAACAACCAACTTTCACTTTCATTTATCATGTCAACTATCACTCAATAAGGATAGCATGGGCATATATGTTAgaagttattagttattacttgAGTGGTGCCAATTTGATTTGTCACTCCCATGGCTTTTATACATCCTCGAGCTTCTACACACTATTCCAAGTACGTAACTGGTAGCAGAAATATAACTGGGTATGTCAGGGAGACTAGGCCTATCACATAAAGTTTTGAAGGGTTGTATTACAGGACCTATGGACTTTATTTAAATAGCAACATAATTGTTTACATTTGACAACAAAATAGAATGGCACAGAGATAAAGAAACCTTTGACCCCCTTATCTCATCTCTATTTTAAAGCAGGTGATTAAAAACTTTGATTAACAAGTCACATTCAAGAATAAATCTTTCAGACTAAAAAAATGATTACAGAACTTTTACTCAATAATGACCCAGCTTTTTCTACTAACTGCtgtaaaagttaaaatgaaatatacatacCGCCACGGAAATGTCTGATAGCTTGTTTTTCATAGGGATCCAGGTACTGATCAGTTATTTCATCTGGCTGTTTATAGACAGGTGATGCTGGTCGAGTATAATAGTCATTTTCTCTGTCTAACTCTGCCTGACCTAAACTTAGGTTGAAACGCTTCTCTTCAAAGTCAGCATCAGTTTCTTTTCGTTTGTTAGCTCGCTTCATCATCTGCACATACAGAATGTTTAGTAATGACACAACAATTAAGGGCTAAATATATTCAATGCAATGATTATGTAAATCCGAAATACAAATGCAAATTTTCACCTAATCCAATGGAATATAGATTTATGGAATATAAAagttaggctaaaggccaagcactgggacctatgaggtcattcagcaccgaaacagaaattgagaggagataggtttgaaaggcgtaacaggaggaaaacctagcagttgcactaagaaacaattgttaggagagagtggaaagcaagatggaagaaagagaatactgaacggaggtacagtaaaagtaatgaaagaggttgcagctaggggccgaagggatgctgcaaagaaccttaagtaatgcctacagtgcactgcttgagatgcactgatggcactacccccctacaggGCAATCCTATGGAAAGTTTCAAGTAATACATACTATTCTATTTGACCTCTGAAGGATTTTTACCTCCTTAGCATAACGAAGTCCTCGTTCCCAAGCAGATTCAAAAGGTGAAGGCTCAGGGATGAATCGCCTAACTTCTCTGGGctgcaaagaaaaaacaactaAGAACATTTTAGAACTGATGAAACAGTTCTGTTAACACTTGTTTTCAAGGTTTTGAGGTTCTGATGAAAGCAACTGATGTCACCAAAATCCATCTACTATTCAGTCAGATGATCCAAATACTTGGTTTCATAATCTTATTgaattcagacaaaaaaaaaaggaaacgtacCCTTTCTCTCTCAGTTGTTTCCTCTTCCTTGTCTGTATTGGCCTGGGGTTTGGAAGGTGCAAACATATTATAATTGCCTTTGTCAGATACACCTGGATGTAAGAATCGACAATTTGTTCCCCATGTACACTGACCCTTGTTGAAAAATCTGCAACAAAGAGCACATTCAGTAAACAATTAAAGACCCCAGAAGCATCGTGATAAAAAAATCTAACACTGAATTTGTATTGAAGTTTCaattaacaaaataagaaaaacttttaCCTAAAGAAAAATACCCTAGAGGCAAAtcttatttagaaaaattaaggTAAGCAAGACTTCCATACCTTCTAAATTTTATGCACCGTAATAAATAAATGAGCTGATATTAAAAGTTTCATTATAGTTACTTGACTCAATGAAATATCAAATTCTCTTCATGGCAAGTGATCCTAAAGGAGATTTATTGAATAGTGTAATCTGCCCAGTTTCCACAAATTCAAAATCAACTTGAAATTCTCCCTCAGGCTTGcaaagtacaagaaatactgcaacaaactcaataataatacacataaaattaatgtaaataaaacaagctGTCAAGACCTTACCTACAAACTGTTTTTGGTTCCTGCCTCAACAATGAGTCATCATCCTCTTCATCACTCAGTTCTCCTTCCTCCCTATTTTCTATTTCACGTTTCTTTTTGGGAGCCTCTCCTTCTTCACCTGTCATTTGGAAATatacttttagatttcagattatAATCTGTTAATGTGATATATCTTTTTGTGCATTTGGCGATGATCCAATTAACTATCAGTTTCTGTCTTAAATATTCAAGCCaattttatattaagaaaattttatACATGGAAAGAAAATTTTTCCAAACACTAGAACCTGCAATTATACTATAAGAAAATTTTATACATGgaaagaaaatatctcaaaacactAGAACATGCAATTAAACCTAAGAATGGAATTAAAACTGTTATGTGaacctttttaataaaacatCACCAACATGAGGCtacaaatacataaaacaaatatttattattcataccttcctctccttcttctccatCCTCTTCCCCACTCTCTCTTTCAGCCTCAAAGTCCAGTTCATCCCTCAAACCAAGGCTTTCATCACTCCGTCGCTTTGATTTGGTAGCTCCCTGTGCTTCCTGTTCATCCTTTTGCTCATCTTCATTACCCAGCTCACCATTCAACTATAAAAAGCATATTAGAACATAACAGTATTGTTTTGAAGTGATAACCAAAAATGTAAAGATTATATGAAGATAAGTGAgagtactattaaaaaaaaaattatatacatataatgaatttACAATAAACGATCGTTACTAAATTGGCCAATATGAAAAAAGTTATGAACttacagcagaatctccttctgATATTTCTGACAGACGATCGTCTTGATCATTCTTGATCTGTTCCCCAGAGCCTGCTGGAGATCTAGGGTTTGAGGGTGCAGGGCTCCTCATGCTTTGGGATTCAGGTTGAAGCCTGTTGGAACTTGCAGGGTCAATCAGGAGTCATAGGACCTCTCCTATTACTAGGGTCTTCCAGGACTGGAGGATCCCTAGAATTTATGACTCCCATCTGGTGTCAAAGATCAACATGGACTGGCTGGATACTCTGGGGTCCTTGGACCACCCAAACTGCTCTGACCATCAAGAGTTCAGAACCATCAATACTTGCAGAGTCTTGCAGACTAACAGGGTCTTCAGGTGATCTTGGCCCGCCAACACTACCAAAATCATCAGGTGACCTTGGTGGTTCCCGACTCACTGCATTATCTGGAGACAATGGGCCATCAGGATAACCATATGGCCTTGGCCCATCAAAACCACCAAGTTCATCTGGTGACTGAGGGCCATCAGGGCTCGCAGGCCCATATGGTGGCGATCTTGGGCCACCTTGGCTCTCAAAGTCATCTAGCGACCTTGGGCCATCAGGACTTGTGATTGCATCGGGTGACCTTGGGCCATCACCACTGGCTACATAGCTTGGAGACCTCGGACGGCCTGCACTCGAAGGATAGTCAGGTGATCTAGGACCATCTTGGCTGCCAATGTCATCTGGGGATCTTGGGCCATCAAAATTAGCAAAATCATCAGGTGATCTGGGGTTGACAGGACTGGCTGACCTTCTGGCGTGGAAGGCCCTCTGAGCTGTCCAGGTTCTTCAGATCGAGTGGACCCTTCTGAACAAACACCATTTTCTGGGCTCATGGGATAATCAGGTGTTCCAGGCGGTTGTTGTAATTCTTGAATTATTATCTGGACTCATTGGCTCTTCACCACCAAAATCATCTGGACTCATAGGATCATCTGGAGTTCTTGGATTATTGGCGCTCATACAGTCATCATAACCTCTAGACTGATCATCAAACCCATCATTGTCTGGGCTCATAGGGTCAGGGCTTGCTGGGCCGTCATTTGAGCCTGGGTCATGAGGTGGTGGTGACATGGGTTCATCCCATTCTTGATTAGAACTCTGTGGCTCCGACTCATCCATACTGCTCATACCTGTATCAAGTTGACAAACATTATAGGTCTCAAGAATTATGTATACTATTTTCATGACAGACACAAATACAAACTAGTAGTGTATGATCAATATCAGCACATTAAAATAAATCAGCTCTAAAATGAATCCAAGGTATAGCTATAGTTTCATTAACAGAAATCTCTAACAGTATCTATATACAATATGCTATAATGCCtgagacagaaaattaaacagtcCAAATGTCTAAAGCAAAATTATGAAATCTTTTTCTTGCATATATGGACCATAACAGTACAGGCAGCCAGCTTACAAACTATCACATCAGACTAAATATCATCTACAACTAATATGCATTTAAAGACTAGGACTATAGGCTAGCAAAACAAATCActtattaatttgaaattttttgcattaTCCAAGTAATTATCCTTTCCAGTTCAAGTATTACATAAAAAGCATTcaaattgacaaaataatgataataagtaattttgttgaaaaattattttttcctatatacaaacctaggttgtctaacaaaaggatatccgcgggaacgcgccgccgctacccgcatacaaagagttcaaacttgaatcgtgtacctgggtctggggtaacaatgcgcggggtgagcccgggccagcttgggtaggtcattgtgataccattctttgagCCGTTAGAATACTAGTCTAAACAGATACACTCTTCAAAAGGGGGGCCATAAACTCAATGACGGGGTGGATGAGGAGGGCCATTAAtctgttagacaacctaggtttgtatataggaaaaaataatttttcgacaaaattacttttgttcgactaagtacaaaccgtcggttgtctaacaaaaggagactCGAACTGAGGATGGGAAGGTGAGTGACCTGAATGTACCCTTTGAGAGCCGCCAATAACTTCACATGACCTGATGTTAACCCAGTACCCCCTACTCCTCATGACACTTTACACGGTAAGGATTCAATAGGGGAGAACCCAAGGGGCTCCGGCTGTTGTCCTAACCTATGGTACTAATACTTACTCAGAGAGCTTGTTCCTGAAGGATTCTTagccatcattctactctccaggtAAGTCAGTAGTGCCAAGTCCGTGTCATGGACAGTACAGTCATACGTAGGATATTACCAGGAAAACTCATCATACCCCCTTA
Encoded proteins:
- the LOC135212405 gene encoding zinc finger CCCH domain-containing protein 18-like (The sequence of the model RefSeq protein was modified relative to this genomic sequence to represent the inferred CDS: added 709 bases not found in genome assembly), with amino-acid sequence MSSMDESEPQSSNQEWDEPMSPPPHDPGSNDGPASPDPMSPDNDGFDDQSRGYDDCMSANNPRTPDDPMSPDDFGGEEPMSPDNSASPVNPRSPDDFANFDGPRSPDDIGSQDGPRSPDYPSSAGRPRSPSYVASGDGPRSPDAITSPDGPRSLDDFESQGGPRSPPYGPASPDGPQSPDELGGFDGPRPYGYPDGPLSPDNAVSREPPRSPDDFGSVGGPRSPEDPVSLQDSASIDGSELLMVRAVWVVQGPQSIQPVHVDLWLQPESQSMRSPAPSNPRSPAGSGEQIKNDQDDRLSEISEGDSALNGELGNEDEQKDEQEAQGATKSKRRSDESLGLRDELDFEAERESGEEDGEEGEEGEEGEAPKKKREIENREEGELSDEEDDDSLLRQEPKTVCRFFNKGQCTWGTNCRFLHPGVSDKGNYNMFAPSKPQANTDKEEETTERERPREVRRFIPEPSPFESAWERGLRYAKEMMKRANKRKETDADFEEKRFNLSLGQAELDRENDYYTRPASPVYKQPDEITDQYLDPYEKQAIRHFRGGHFENFEVRYHVDPRYSMREGGHDRSRREKYEREVSERTSRRSRHAPPGEERYVRSRIWQDDRYMEVLSTGGGTRGEAEAWADPWARRKTPPRSSRKKKTSRTRSYSTGSSSHSSSRTSRSSSYSSRSRTRSESRSSRSSMGSRSSRSRSSSHSPSPGRRRGNHHKSGIRSLSMKGRPPPPTGSHTRPPIPRRPVEPRDPRMLNIPRRPESNANKLEDKERMLNIPRRPEPKSSKMDAIERILNIPRRPETKGNKMDAKERVLNIPRRPETKGNKMDAKERIVPPPIDVKPPKVPLRERLDKFGRIRRETSPHRSRSRSRSHSRGRLGRTFSSSRSRSRSGSRSSSASTRSRSRSHSRSRGHTVSRSRSRSSSSQSSSASSVGSRRRVGVKRRVTQGTVSYGQAKSKAMDPMKLSGQKQQIKLTLKGPAVRRLDKPVLPQEDDSGESDTGGKIGKRKPESPPPEPPPAKIVARSPPPAAPVAPQVKKPQANRREELLKQLRAVEDAIARKRTKLPT